Proteins encoded together in one Oligoflexus sp. window:
- a CDS encoding DUF3025 domain-containing protein — MKYPLQSLRLMAEHPRLQGLWDRVPEILTENDWPDVPFWQKKFDEHPVFQTLPHALRLFPEIKIGQRRKRNLTKQKREAGRPTLRRYEASILEDHQIPMRERNLHDYFNSLVWLRFPRSKFALHERAYRSYLEMPPAVTGNLRNDLTDALTRFDEGGLVYFCGAGEDAGAVRELMRGLDTAGKMEYARGRLERFEVFGHGLMEVWNQGGRNLTASVLVVEMLEWEEKDQALARVLREMAEPRGRFGTFVLDGVLC, encoded by the coding sequence TTGAAATATCCACTGCAAAGCCTGCGGCTCATGGCCGAGCATCCGCGTCTTCAAGGTCTTTGGGACCGCGTTCCCGAGATCCTCACCGAGAATGATTGGCCGGATGTTCCGTTCTGGCAGAAAAAATTTGATGAGCATCCTGTCTTTCAAACACTGCCCCATGCTTTACGTCTGTTCCCGGAAATCAAGATCGGACAAAGGCGGAAGCGGAATCTCACGAAGCAAAAACGCGAGGCCGGGCGGCCTACTCTGCGGCGGTATGAAGCTTCCATCCTTGAAGATCATCAGATCCCGATGCGGGAGAGGAACCTGCATGATTATTTTAATTCCCTGGTGTGGCTCCGTTTTCCTCGTTCCAAGTTTGCGCTGCATGAGCGGGCTTATCGGTCTTATTTGGAAATGCCTCCCGCGGTGACGGGGAATCTGCGAAATGATTTGACGGATGCGCTGACGCGGTTTGATGAGGGTGGTTTGGTTTATTTTTGTGGAGCGGGGGAGGATGCCGGTGCAGTGCGGGAACTCATGCGTGGACTGGATACTGCAGGGAAAATGGAGTATGCGCGCGGAAGGCTGGAGCGGTTCGAGGTTTTCGGGCATGGGCTTATGGAAGTGTGGAATCAGGGCGGACGGAATCTGACGGCGAGTGTGTTGGTGGTTGAGATGCTTGAGTGGGAAGAGAAAGATCAGGCGCTGGCGCGCGTGCTGAGGGAGATGGCCGAACCTCGGGGGAGGTTCGGGACTTTTGTTTTGGATGGGGTGCTCTGTTAA
- a CDS encoding tRNA threonylcarbamoyladenosine dehydratase produces the protein MDGFQQRFNGIARLYGEAALERFRTAHVAVIGVGGVGSWTAEALARSGVGRLTLIDLDEICVSNSNRQLHTLTETIGQSKVKVMADRLRAINPELRVDAVEDFFTSSTAAQHLADGFDGLVDAIDSLKNKCLLIARCQELRIPLVTVGGAGGRRNPAKVQIADLSQTSSDGLLRQVRRELRHSYAFPKEGLFHIPAVFSTEAPVFPTPEGGVCDKPQAGQGGKGGCEQGYGAASFVTGAFGFAAASAMLDELLRDPKAS, from the coding sequence ATGGATGGTTTTCAACAGCGCTTTAATGGAATCGCTCGCCTTTATGGCGAAGCTGCACTCGAACGCTTTCGTACAGCCCACGTGGCAGTCATTGGTGTGGGCGGCGTCGGTTCATGGACCGCCGAAGCCTTGGCGCGCAGCGGTGTGGGCCGGCTGACTCTGATCGATCTGGATGAAATTTGCGTCAGCAACAGCAATCGTCAGCTGCATACGCTCACAGAAACCATAGGCCAAAGCAAGGTCAAGGTCATGGCCGATCGTTTGCGCGCGATCAATCCTGAATTAAGGGTCGATGCCGTGGAAGATTTTTTCACGAGCAGCACAGCCGCGCAACATCTCGCTGACGGCTTTGATGGCCTGGTCGATGCCATTGATAGCCTGAAAAACAAGTGTCTTTTGATCGCTCGCTGCCAGGAGCTGCGCATTCCCCTCGTCACAGTCGGCGGTGCAGGCGGACGACGCAATCCAGCCAAGGTGCAAATCGCCGATTTATCCCAGACGAGCAGCGATGGACTTCTTCGCCAGGTTCGGCGTGAACTGAGACACAGCTACGCTTTTCCCAAAGAGGGACTCTTTCATATTCCAGCCGTCTTCAGCACCGAGGCTCCCGTATTTCCAACTCCCGAAGGCGGCGTTTGCGATAAACCCCAGGCCGGACAAGGCGGCAAAGGCGGATGCGAGCAGGGCTATGGGGCCGCGAGCTTCGTCACCGGCGCTTTTGGTTTTGCTGCGGCATCCGCCATGCTCGATGAACTTCTGCGCGACCCCAAAGCCTCATAA
- the gloB gene encoding hydroxyacylglutathione hydrolase, producing the protein MTAHRLICDIQGLQLFQLPVLTDNYIYILHDRPSHQTVVIDPAEAEPVIEFLETRGWTVDAIWNTHHHGDHVGGNRILQEKYACAIYGSEFDKDRIPGITQTVKDQDEFLLGTWRVDVMETPGHTLGHCVYHIPAADILFCGDTLFALGCGRLFEGTADQMWNSLAKIRSLPGTTRVCCAHEYTLSNARYAQSLPSYALGLLNYIAELQSLRSRGVPTVPTQLAAEIAYNPFLQADQTPMREAIGLASNPAAQVFAWLRTGKDSFKG; encoded by the coding sequence ATGACAGCTCATCGCCTCATTTGTGACATTCAGGGCTTGCAGCTCTTCCAATTGCCCGTTCTCACGGATAATTATATTTATATACTCCACGATAGACCCAGTCACCAAACGGTCGTGATTGATCCGGCCGAGGCCGAGCCCGTTATTGAATTTTTGGAAACTCGTGGCTGGACGGTCGATGCTATCTGGAATACGCATCATCATGGCGACCATGTGGGGGGCAATCGGATTCTGCAGGAAAAATACGCCTGCGCGATTTATGGCTCCGAATTTGATAAAGATCGCATCCCGGGCATCACCCAGACCGTCAAGGATCAGGATGAATTTTTACTCGGAACCTGGCGCGTCGATGTCATGGAGACTCCGGGTCACACGCTGGGACACTGTGTTTATCATATCCCCGCGGCTGATATTCTCTTCTGCGGTGATACGCTCTTCGCGCTCGGCTGCGGCCGTCTCTTCGAAGGCACGGCGGACCAAATGTGGAACAGCCTTGCGAAGATTCGTAGCCTGCCCGGAACAACCCGCGTCTGCTGCGCGCATGAATACACTCTGAGCAACGCCCGTTATGCACAGAGTCTCCCGTCCTATGCGCTCGGTCTTTTGAATTACATTGCCGAGCTTCAGTCTCTCCGCAGTCGTGGCGTTCCCACGGTCCCCACGCAGCTGGCGGCAGAAATTGCCTACAATCCCTTTCTGCAGGCGGATCAAACTCCGATGCGCGAGGCGATCGGCCTCGCATCAAACCCAGCCGCTCAGGTGTTCGCCTGGCTGCGTACCGGCAAGGATAGTTTCAAAGGCTGA
- a CDS encoding non-ribosomal peptide synthetase, with the protein MSTWPFKKVKLQTPVERLVCSVPLPRGWQGGSQGTGEPRWEAALIRMTENWDAARFEKKMQAVLELFPLLRASLSPEGKALAIRETQKVHWRLLDQADLLEQVLHKGWNEEVNALIRIDRAQGQLWEALVAVTDEGGFLVCLAAHTSIADAGMLHAALAHLELQFKMLAPSPTQREIMARERLDILQKTAWANAQKMSESHAPQLPPSLPRKAHEPGKSGSCSFRLPAHSWQKMSDHARSLGLPSFTVAAILMRAALQRLFPDDIGPILFKNSLRFPKTPHVTSSSGWEALQVACSLDNNFTDFLRAGEQAAWVPMPHPSDQKWAAGLWVGVGLLPASSEAQQLRILSSDAGPTDLLWLCPDGDGETFLTWSDGVWDSEVPLSLAALLKELAEMWSESVEQPLKALPTEHIILPLWQRWNSTYQAWPLEQTIPQLLAPSLQKAGDAIAIRSRSGDLSYRQLDMQSKQLALWLQSQGLGPGDLVGIALSRTPAMLVALLGVLRAGVGYVPLDPEFPADRLQFMMKDSKIKGAFCEESMRPLIETTCSAWVWNEVQRKLPEHMADQWQDPGHDPSSIAYVIYTSGSTGQPKGVLLGHRSVVNFLLSMQEAPGLSSSDHVLAVTTLSFDIAVLELLLPLLCGASLYLVSAEEGKDGNLLRHLVEEEGITCIQATPSKLRLLLDAGWKGSKIRKALCGGEPFPLDIARRLLPIVDEVWNMYGPTETTVWSTIHRIQKADGLIPIGRPIANTAIYILDEELAPVLPGEKGEIFIGGSGLSLGYMGRNDLTAERFQMIPSVSALAYKTGDSGRFLWNGELEIFGRLDHQVKLRGYRLELGEVEAVIASMPGVEQCLTAVKDFGPDDPRLVAYVVATAAFDERQIRQLVKDKLPNYMLPAHYVVLAKMPLLPNGKTDRKQLPHPLEQRDTQKPAAPEVKAAAEPAPVVATQAPEPTPVVKKNPDSLPTQATAPMPITPSQARMLFVEDFYPDTTVHNLVSAWQIQGAMDFQAFRRAIEALIIEQESLRMAAVPTDDGYALQLSPPFAPELRIHGREKPNMSLDEVKAAIIDLSREKLDPTQVPNFRMGLFRLNTDSSVFFLITHHIFWDGFSYGVLWKSIQRLYKEVLVSGRATPQIPAFNFSHYARQRQAELEAPHIREEMQYWMNVYQDIPEPLELAYDFSRPAQLNHKASTAWIPWDQALDTKLQHIAKTLGCTVYHVLLAAYYTLLYRVSGQGDLVIGTPVHGRQQVEVFELLGNFINVVALRQKLDPAMKFVQLIERVKAMTTEAMTHSDLPFENIIAALKLTRDPGRTPLYNSMFFYQDQSLQRVQFGSTIVEHMRLPNTTVDTDLILWVERHAQTTYAGFNFRLDLWEQGTMESLALSFRQLLDALLANPEQDLTQPLLVSPAQQEDLIRTRNHSSLPSPSEKTLPEILEKRARMSPEQVVVRDLHGGSLNWGELDKRSRQLAQVLRQKGVQPGSVVGICHSRKLDLIVGMLATLRAGAAYLPLDPNFPVDRLNYMVDDAKTKLILTESSLVDLLRATPVPFLCLDKDKTSWSALDPALDQGPLPAPTDLAYIIYTSGSTGKPKGVEIQHGAVACFLQSFHAAVDIPEDPKTLAITTISFDISVLEIFGTLAWGGCLTLVEQDKVMDGPALIKALADHRINLLQATPATWRLLLESRWFGQKELTALCGGEALPRDLARELIPRTRVLWNVYGPTEATVWATASRITDADGPITIGRVLPQYEAYILDDQKRPLPPGTIGSLYLGGPALARAYRNRPDLTQEKFVAHPFQANARVYDTGDLCRYRADGQIEYISRKDNQIKLRGYRIELGEIENSMTSLPEIKQAVVIVREDQPGDQRLVAYAVLQNGKAMTLPLLLQALRQTLPNYMLPNHLVVLPQFPLTGSGKIDKKALPPPREEKEQPVSVKAHAEAGLHPSEERIAAIWREMIGIKKVRRSDNFFDLGGHSLLALKVLHRCQQELGASFKVRDLLLMNLAQLASQLPAEVPAANRIGGERS; encoded by the coding sequence GTGAGCACATGGCCTTTCAAAAAAGTGAAGCTCCAAACTCCGGTGGAACGTTTGGTCTGCAGTGTTCCTTTGCCCCGTGGATGGCAAGGCGGCAGTCAAGGAACAGGGGAGCCCCGATGGGAAGCCGCCCTGATCCGCATGACGGAAAATTGGGATGCCGCGCGCTTCGAAAAGAAAATGCAGGCGGTGCTGGAACTCTTCCCGCTTCTGCGCGCTTCCTTAAGCCCGGAAGGCAAGGCCCTCGCGATTCGGGAAACCCAAAAAGTCCACTGGCGTCTGCTTGATCAGGCCGATCTCCTGGAGCAGGTGCTTCACAAAGGCTGGAATGAAGAGGTCAACGCGCTGATCCGCATCGATAGAGCACAGGGTCAACTGTGGGAAGCCCTGGTGGCCGTCACGGATGAAGGCGGATTTTTAGTCTGCCTCGCAGCGCATACATCCATCGCCGATGCCGGCATGCTGCATGCGGCGCTGGCTCATCTTGAATTGCAGTTTAAGATGCTGGCCCCCTCGCCCACGCAGCGCGAGATCATGGCTCGCGAACGACTCGATATTCTGCAAAAAACGGCCTGGGCCAATGCTCAGAAAATGTCCGAGTCCCATGCTCCTCAGCTGCCTCCGAGTCTTCCCAGGAAGGCCCATGAGCCTGGAAAAAGCGGCAGCTGCTCTTTCCGTCTGCCGGCTCACTCCTGGCAAAAAATGAGCGATCACGCCCGCAGTCTTGGTCTGCCTTCCTTTACGGTGGCGGCGATTTTGATGCGTGCGGCTTTGCAGAGACTCTTCCCCGACGATATAGGTCCCATTCTTTTCAAAAACAGCCTCCGCTTCCCCAAAACCCCGCATGTGACATCCAGCAGCGGTTGGGAGGCCCTTCAAGTCGCCTGCAGCCTAGACAATAATTTTACCGACTTCCTGCGCGCCGGTGAGCAGGCGGCTTGGGTGCCCATGCCGCATCCTTCCGATCAAAAATGGGCCGCTGGACTTTGGGTGGGTGTGGGGCTTTTGCCTGCATCCAGCGAAGCGCAGCAGCTCCGCATTCTGAGCAGTGATGCCGGTCCTACCGATCTTCTGTGGCTTTGCCCCGATGGAGATGGCGAAACGTTCCTGACCTGGAGCGATGGCGTCTGGGATTCTGAAGTTCCGCTCAGCCTCGCTGCGCTACTCAAAGAACTCGCGGAAATGTGGAGCGAGTCGGTGGAACAGCCGCTGAAGGCCTTGCCTACCGAACATATCATTCTGCCCCTTTGGCAAAGGTGGAACAGCACATACCAGGCCTGGCCTTTGGAACAAACCATTCCCCAGCTGCTTGCCCCTTCGCTGCAAAAAGCCGGCGACGCGATTGCGATTCGCAGCCGCTCGGGTGATCTTAGCTATCGACAGCTTGATATGCAGTCGAAACAGCTCGCGCTTTGGCTTCAAAGCCAAGGTCTTGGTCCCGGGGATCTGGTCGGAATCGCTCTTTCCCGCACGCCGGCGATGCTCGTGGCCCTGCTCGGAGTTCTGCGCGCCGGTGTCGGCTATGTGCCACTCGACCCAGAGTTTCCAGCCGATCGCCTGCAATTCATGATGAAAGACTCCAAAATCAAAGGAGCCTTCTGTGAAGAAAGCATGCGGCCTCTGATCGAGACCACCTGCAGCGCGTGGGTCTGGAATGAAGTGCAAAGAAAATTGCCGGAGCATATGGCTGATCAATGGCAGGACCCCGGTCATGATCCTTCGTCGATCGCCTATGTGATTTATACCTCAGGATCCACGGGACAGCCCAAAGGCGTGCTGCTCGGTCATCGTTCGGTCGTGAACTTCCTTCTCTCCATGCAGGAAGCTCCAGGGCTCAGCAGCTCGGACCACGTCCTGGCCGTCACGACTCTTTCGTTTGATATTGCCGTTCTGGAGCTCCTGCTCCCGCTCCTCTGCGGCGCGAGTCTCTATCTCGTCAGCGCCGAGGAAGGCAAGGACGGCAATCTTCTGAGGCACCTTGTGGAAGAGGAAGGCATCACCTGCATCCAGGCCACGCCTTCAAAACTCCGGCTCCTCTTGGACGCAGGCTGGAAAGGCTCGAAAATCCGCAAAGCTCTTTGTGGAGGGGAACCCTTCCCGCTCGATATCGCGCGACGCCTTCTGCCGATCGTGGACGAAGTCTGGAACATGTATGGTCCGACGGAAACCACAGTGTGGAGCACCATCCATCGCATTCAGAAAGCTGACGGCCTTATTCCGATCGGACGGCCGATCGCCAACACAGCCATTTATATTCTGGATGAAGAACTCGCGCCCGTCCTGCCTGGTGAGAAAGGTGAAATTTTCATCGGCGGTTCAGGCCTTTCTCTGGGCTATATGGGCCGTAACGATCTGACGGCCGAACGCTTTCAGATGATTCCGTCCGTCTCTGCTTTGGCCTATAAAACAGGGGATTCGGGCCGCTTCCTTTGGAACGGTGAGCTCGAAATCTTTGGCCGGCTCGATCATCAGGTGAAGCTGCGCGGCTATCGTCTGGAACTCGGTGAAGTCGAAGCCGTGATCGCCAGCATGCCGGGCGTCGAGCAGTGTCTCACAGCTGTGAAGGACTTTGGTCCGGATGATCCGCGGCTTGTGGCTTATGTGGTTGCAACGGCGGCCTTTGATGAACGGCAGATTCGTCAGCTGGTCAAGGATAAACTGCCGAACTATATGCTGCCGGCGCATTATGTTGTGCTAGCAAAGATGCCGCTTCTTCCGAATGGAAAAACGGATCGGAAGCAGCTGCCACATCCTTTGGAACAGCGCGACACGCAAAAGCCTGCAGCGCCCGAAGTGAAGGCCGCAGCCGAGCCAGCGCCTGTGGTCGCGACCCAGGCTCCCGAACCAACGCCCGTGGTGAAGAAAAATCCCGACTCACTTCCCACGCAGGCGACAGCCCCGATGCCCATCACACCCTCGCAGGCCCGGATGCTCTTCGTCGAGGATTTTTATCCCGACACGACCGTCCATAACCTTGTGAGCGCCTGGCAGATTCAGGGGGCCATGGATTTCCAGGCCTTCCGCCGCGCTATCGAAGCTTTGATCATTGAACAGGAAAGCCTGCGCATGGCAGCCGTTCCCACCGATGATGGCTATGCCCTTCAGCTCAGCCCGCCCTTTGCACCCGAACTCCGCATTCATGGACGGGAGAAACCCAATATGAGTCTGGACGAGGTCAAGGCCGCGATCATCGATCTTTCCCGCGAAAAACTCGATCCTACCCAGGTTCCGAATTTCCGCATGGGGCTTTTCCGTCTGAACACCGATTCGAGCGTGTTCTTCCTGATCACCCATCACATATTCTGGGATGGTTTTTCCTACGGAGTTCTTTGGAAGAGCATTCAGCGCCTTTACAAGGAAGTCCTGGTCTCCGGCCGCGCCACGCCGCAGATCCCGGCTTTCAATTTCTCGCACTATGCCCGTCAGCGCCAGGCGGAGCTTGAAGCACCGCATATCCGCGAGGAGATGCAGTACTGGATGAACGTCTATCAGGACATTCCTGAGCCGCTGGAACTGGCCTACGACTTCAGCCGCCCGGCTCAGCTGAATCACAAAGCCTCCACGGCCTGGATCCCTTGGGATCAGGCTCTGGATACCAAGCTTCAGCATATAGCCAAGACCCTGGGCTGCACGGTTTATCACGTGCTGCTCGCCGCCTACTACACCCTCCTCTATCGCGTGTCCGGACAGGGCGATCTTGTCATCGGAACTCCCGTGCATGGGCGCCAGCAGGTGGAAGTGTTCGAACTGCTCGGCAACTTTATCAATGTGGTGGCTCTGCGGCAGAAACTGGATCCTGCCATGAAGTTTGTGCAGCTGATCGAACGGGTCAAAGCCATGACTACCGAGGCCATGACGCACAGTGATCTGCCCTTTGAGAATATCATCGCGGCTTTGAAACTGACGCGCGATCCGGGCCGTACACCGCTTTATAACAGCATGTTCTTCTATCAGGATCAATCCCTGCAGCGTGTTCAGTTCGGTTCCACCATCGTGGAGCATATGCGTCTGCCCAACACCACGGTCGATACGGATTTGATTCTGTGGGTCGAGCGCCATGCGCAGACTACCTATGCAGGTTTCAATTTCCGCCTCGACCTTTGGGAGCAGGGCACGATGGAAAGCCTGGCGCTGAGTTTCCGTCAGCTCCTCGATGCCCTCCTGGCGAATCCCGAGCAGGATTTAACGCAGCCTCTTCTGGTCTCTCCAGCCCAGCAGGAGGATTTGATCCGTACCAGAAATCACAGCAGTCTGCCCTCGCCTTCGGAAAAGACGCTGCCGGAGATTCTGGAAAAAAGGGCCCGGATGTCTCCCGAGCAGGTTGTGGTCCGCGATCTGCATGGCGGAAGTCTGAACTGGGGTGAACTCGATAAACGCTCCCGGCAGCTGGCTCAGGTGCTCAGGCAAAAAGGTGTTCAGCCGGGCTCGGTCGTCGGCATCTGCCACAGCCGTAAACTCGATCTGATCGTCGGAATGCTGGCGACCCTGCGGGCCGGCGCCGCGTATCTGCCTTTGGATCCCAACTTCCCCGTCGATCGCCTGAATTATATGGTCGATGATGCGAAGACCAAACTGATTCTGACCGAATCGTCCTTGGTCGATCTTCTGCGCGCGACACCCGTGCCCTTCCTTTGCCTTGATAAGGATAAGACCAGCTGGAGCGCGCTCGATCCCGCTCTTGATCAAGGGCCGCTGCCGGCTCCAACCGATCTTGCGTATATCATCTATACCTCGGGCTCGACGGGCAAACCCAAGGGCGTTGAGATTCAGCATGGAGCCGTGGCCTGCTTTCTCCAGTCCTTCCATGCTGCCGTCGACATTCCCGAGGACCCAAAGACCCTGGCCATCACCACCATCTCGTTTGATATCTCGGTGCTCGAAATATTTGGAACTCTGGCCTGGGGTGGCTGCCTGACCCTTGTGGAACAGGATAAGGTCATGGATGGCCCGGCTTTGATCAAAGCCCTGGCCGATCATCGCATCAATCTTCTCCAGGCCACGCCCGCGACCTGGCGCCTTTTGCTGGAATCCCGTTGGTTTGGTCAAAAGGAACTCACTGCGCTCTGCGGTGGCGAGGCTCTGCCGCGTGATCTGGCTCGTGAACTCATTCCGCGCACCCGCGTGCTTTGGAATGTCTATGGGCCAACCGAAGCCACAGTATGGGCTACCGCATCACGCATCACCGATGCCGACGGGCCTATCACCATAGGCCGCGTGCTGCCGCAGTATGAAGCCTATATTCTGGACGATCAAAAACGTCCCTTGCCACCCGGCACGATCGGATCGCTTTACCTCGGTGGACCTGCTCTGGCGCGAGCCTATCGCAATCGTCCGGATCTGACCCAGGAAAAGTTTGTCGCACATCCCTTCCAGGCCAACGCTCGCGTCTATGATACCGGCGACCTCTGCCGCTATCGTGCCGACGGACAGATCGAATACATCAGCCGGAAGGATAACCAGATCAAGCTGCGCGGCTATCGCATCGAACTCGGTGAGATCGAGAACTCCATGACGAGCCTGCCTGAAATCAAGCAGGCCGTCGTCATCGTGCGTGAGGATCAACCCGGTGATCAACGCCTTGTCGCCTATGCAGTCCTGCAGAACGGCAAGGCCATGACGCTGCCTCTCCTTCTGCAGGCTTTGCGGCAGACTCTGCCGAACTACATGCTGCCGAATCATCTTGTGGTGCTGCCCCAGTTTCCTTTGACAGGCAGCGGTAAAATCGACAAAAAAGCCCTGCCGCCCCCTCGGGAGGAGAAAGAGCAGCCGGTCAGTGTCAAAGCCCATGCTGAAGCCGGTCTTCATCCGAGCGAAGAACGCATCGCTGCGATCTGGCGCGAGATGATAGGCATCAAAAAAGTTCGCCGTTCGGATAATTTCTTTGACCTTGGCGGCCATTCACTTTTGGCCTTGAAAGTTTTGCATCGCTGTCAGCAGGAACTGGGCGCAAGCTTCAAAGTTCGGGATCTTCTTCTGATGAATCTCGCTCAGCTCGCCTCGCAGTTGCCGGCTGAAGTTCCCGCAGCCAATCGTATCGGAGGAGAACGGTCATGA
- a CDS encoding alpha/beta fold hydrolase has product MTALRSHPLFLNSMDQQIFALHYPAENRAQETIIICPPAPQEIMRSQAALGQLARRLQEDGYHVLRFDYSSTGDSEGSSDCVSMDSWLQDVLKVCVFAEEQSPGTRISLLGLRLGAALAIRASQQRKVHRLVLWDPIVDGIHYLREMEASHARMFQLNPIEPPFPSWRYGKEQCWGFPWSESWRSQIAAVSPVLLLPKADSLHIILSATDPVVRDASQNWQKQGVTIDLQHVGEPMFWGDERYIKIRAFPAAHLRRIQALWETNE; this is encoded by the coding sequence ATGACCGCCCTACGAAGTCACCCCCTCTTTCTGAATTCGATGGATCAGCAGATTTTCGCGCTGCATTATCCTGCAGAAAACCGTGCACAGGAAACCATCATCATCTGTCCACCCGCTCCGCAGGAAATCATGCGCTCCCAGGCAGCTCTGGGACAACTTGCGCGACGCCTTCAGGAAGACGGTTATCATGTGCTTCGCTTTGATTACAGCAGCACGGGTGATTCCGAGGGCAGCTCCGACTGCGTTTCGATGGACAGCTGGCTCCAGGACGTACTCAAAGTCTGCGTCTTTGCTGAGGAGCAATCTCCCGGCACGCGCATCTCGCTTCTGGGCCTGCGTCTGGGCGCAGCGTTGGCGATCCGCGCCAGTCAGCAGCGGAAGGTGCATCGCCTTGTCCTTTGGGATCCCATCGTCGATGGCATTCATTATCTGCGGGAAATGGAAGCCTCCCATGCGCGGATGTTTCAGCTGAATCCGATCGAGCCGCCCTTTCCTTCATGGCGCTATGGAAAGGAACAGTGCTGGGGCTTTCCATGGTCGGAATCCTGGCGTTCCCAAATCGCAGCCGTCAGTCCCGTTCTTCTGCTTCCAAAAGCCGATTCGCTGCATATCATACTGAGCGCCACGGATCCTGTGGTTCGCGACGCCAGCCAGAACTGGCAAAAGCAGGGTGTAACGATCGACCTGCAGCATGTCGGCGAGCCCATGTTTTGGGGTGATGAACGCTATATCAAGATTCGCGCCTTTCCTGCCGCTCATTTGCGGCGGATTCAGGCTCTCTGGGAGACAAACGAATGA